A section of the Felis catus isolate Fca126 chromosome B2, F.catus_Fca126_mat1.0, whole genome shotgun sequence genome encodes:
- the LOC123385681 gene encoding olfactory receptor 2J3-like, which yields MMMGKNASSEGYFVLLGFSHWPHLEVVLFVLILMFYLTTLIGNLFIIVLSYLDAHLHTPMYFFLSNLSFLDLCYTTSSIPQLLVNLWGPEKTISYAGCMTQLYFALALGTTECVLLVVMSYDRYAAVCRPLHYTVIMNPRFCHLLAVASWVSGFTNSALHSSFTFWVPLCGHRQVDHFFCEVPALLRLSCVDTRANELTLLITSSIFVLIPLILILSSYGAIAWAVLRMQSSAGLQRVFGTCGAHLMVVSLFFIPAMCIYLQPPSESSQDQGKFIALFYTVVTPSLNPLIYTLRNKDVREAARRQVGLDWEI from the coding sequence ATGATGATGGGAAAAAATGCAAGTTCTGAAGGCTACTTCGTTCTACTGGGTTTTTCACATTGGCCTCATCTGGAAGTAGTTCTCTTTGTGCTTATCTTGATGTTCTACTTGACGACATTGATAGGCAACCTTTTTATTATTGTCTTGTCATACCTGGACGCCCATCTCCACactcccatgtacttcttcctctcaAACCTCTCTTTTCTGGATCTCTGCTACACCACCAGCTCCATCCCTCAGTTGCTGGTCAATCTCTGGGGCCCAGAAAAGACCATCTCTTATGCCGGTTGCATGACTCAACTTTACTTTGCCCTTGCACTGGGAACCACAGAGTGTGTCCTCCTGGTGGTCATGTCCTATGACCGTTATGCAGCTGTCTGTAGACCCCTGCATTACACTGTGATCATGAACCCTCGTTTCTGCCACCTGTTGGCTGTGGCTTCCTGGGTCAGTGGCTTTACCAACTCAGCACTTCATTCCTCCTTTACCTTCTGGGTCCCCCTCTGTGGACATCGCCAAGTGGACCATTTCTTCTGTGAAGTTCCAGCACTGCTGCGATTATCGTGTGTTGATACCCGTGCTAATGAGCTGACCCTCCTGATCACGAGCTCCATTTTTGTTCTCATACCACTCATCCTCATTCTCAGTTCTTATGGCGCCATTGCCTGGGCTGTGCTGAGGATGCAGTCATCAGCTGGACTTCAGAGAGTCTTTGGGACATGTGGAGCCCATCTTATGGTTGTGTCCCTCTTTTTCATTCCAGCCATGTGCATATATCTGCAGCCACCATCAGAAAGTTCTCAAGATCAAGGCAAGTTCATTGCCCTCTTTTATACTGTTGTCACACCTAGCCTCAACCCTCTAATCTACACTCTCAGAAACAAAGATGTAAGAGAAGCAGCAAGGAGACAAGTGGGTCTAGATTGGGAGATATGA